DNA from Candidatus Cloacimonas acidaminovorans str. Evry:
CAAAGAAGTTGAAAAAGAAGGATTTTTCAGAAGAATGCCTTCTATTTCGAGATCATCTTTTGCCTGTTTAATGTTATCAATGATTGACTCTATGGATTTATCGCCGGTATCATATATTTTGATTTTCCCTATTTTATATTTCGGAGCAGTGTAGGTTACGATGTTGCCTTTCAAATCCATTTTATACCAGGAGGGGTTTGTGTGTCCCAAAAATGGTTTATGCTCCCAATCCGTAAGCTGAGCCCAAGCAATTCCGTAATTATCATTTTTCTTAGAACGCAATAAACCACCTGCCTCAAGATTTCTGGGACATAAGCTGAAATTAACTAAAGCTGACTCTTCTTCCCAATTATAGGTAGCTCCAACTTTTACTCCATCAAGAATTTGGGTCTGAATTCCCAGAACCGGTTTTTTGAATTCATAATCCTTGTCCGTTTCATAGCGCGCATAATTGGCATCTACAGAAAGCTCCAAACGGTAATCCGCTATAGCATCCGTAAAAACAAAAGGACGCACTGCCAAACCCAAACGATAATAGGGTGATTGATGTTTGGGATTATCCCAGGTAAAAGCTAAAGAAGTAGAATTATGCGGACGGTATGTTACTCCAGTTCTGAAAGAACCATCTTCAAAACCGCCTTCCTGCCAACGGTAATTCGTTCCTGCATATAAGTTGGGTAAAATATGAGCAGGAAAAAGTTCGGCTCCCAAAGCCAAAGTATGATATTTATTACTATGGTCGCGTTCATAAATATAACTGAGAAAATCAGTATTCAAAAATATCCAATAGTGATTTTGCCATTCTTTTTCATCATTGAGATAAGCTAAACCTATACCCGAAGCAGAACCGGTTCCCAGCAAAGAAGGATTGCTAATAGGAATGAACATATTATCCACGCTGGCAATGGGAAAATCCTGTTTATTTAAGAATACAAAAATACTGTCACTTTTCGTTTGCGCCATCGCTAACGAGCAAAACAGGAATGGTAATAACAGGATTAGAGCTTTAACTATGGACTTCATTGTTTCTCCTTTTTCGTTTATAATACTTTAATTCAGTGTTTAGTTAAACTACAATTATTTTTTTACACTTTCCAAAAAGCTAACAAAAAAGTCAATATATATTTGAGAACCTAACCAAGTCACGAGTCGTCACTGCCTTCAAAAATATCGCTTATGCCACAAATTCCTTTAGTAGTGAGAACTCGTTACAACTTGTTCCAAGCATATTTCAATGCTTTTATTGGAATTATCACTGTCGTCATGAATCATAAGCGCCAAGAAAGTTATCTCCCAGAGAAAAAGTTATCAAGGCGCTAATGACTCCTGACTTTCCTTCCGGGAAGTTACACAGCGATAACTTCTTTCACTTCAGGAATTTCTTCTTTAATAAGTCGTTCAATACCTGCCTTCAAAGTTAAAGTAGCCATAGGGCAACCATTACAAGTTCCTTTAAGCCGAACTTCTATCACATTATCTTCACGGATATTGATAAGTTCAACATCCCCTCCATCCGCTTGAATGGAGGGGCGAACTTTTGCGAGGATACTTTCAATTTTTTCTTTTGCAATCACTTTTTATCCTTATTTAGAGAGGTCTAAGGAGATTTCTTCACCCGACGTAGAGAGCAATTTTAATTGATTTCCATCCAAATAACCAAGTTTTTGAGTAGTTCCATTGGTGTTCATAAACCAGGATTCGCTAACGGGGTCATAGTTGAGTTCAATTTTTTGATTGTTGTCCTTATTTTCAGGTTGAGAAATCACAATTTTGTTTTGACTGATTTCAAACTTATAATTCCCATTGGGACCTTCGGCATACTTGATAATATTTTCACCTTCGTTCATAGTGAGAGGATTGCTACCAGTCCAAAATTCAATGGTATTAAAAACAAAAACATCCAGAAACATTGCTATTTCATAAACCGGACAAATCCAAAAAGCCCAGTTAACAATGCTCTGAACAAACTTATTCCCGACACTACCATTAAAGCGATACACTTTTTTGGTAAGTGACATATTCCCATAGCATCCGAAGACGCTAACAACAATAAATACCGCTAATAAAGCGATAGAGACAAGACGAGTGAATCTTTTCATTTTTGTTCTCCTTTCTTTATTGGGATTCCTTTTTAGCATGGATATTTTTAGTGGTCAGGAAATAGAAAGCGGGGATAATAATTAGCGTCAGAAAAGTGGAAACAATTAAACCACCAATAGATACAATACCCATTGGACGGGTCATTTCGGCTCCCGTACTACCTATACCAATTGCCATAGGAAGCATTCCCACTATGATAGCTAAGGTAGACATTACTATCGGTTTTAATTTCATCTTTCCCGCTTCCATCAACGCATCGTGGACACTATAGCCCTCTCTGCGTTTAATATTTACATAGTCCATTATTAATATAGCGTTATTTACCACAATGCCAACTAACATTATTATAGCCATCATAGAAACGATGTTAAATGTATTACCCGTAATGAGTAAAGAAAGTATCACTCCGATCAAAGCCAGAGGAACCGTTGCCAAAATCAGAGCTGGTTGAGCAAAACTTTCCAGAATAGCCGCCAAGAGCATATAGGTTAAAATCACGGCAAGAATAAAGGTGCGAATCATATCTACTGTAGTTTCGCTCATCATTTTTGCCTGACCTCCCCATTGATAACGATAGCCGGTCGGGAATTTAATTTTATCCAACCGTTCTTCAATTTGGGAAGTTATATCGCTCATAGTGTATCCGCTGGCTACATCACCGGTAAACATAACGGTCTTATAGCGGTCGTAGTGAGTTATTCTATTGATACCGGAAGCAAATTGGACATCTGCCAGCTGAGATACCAAATAGGATTTACCCATCACAACTACACTCAGGTTCTTAATTTTATCGGGAGAATCAACTACTTCATCCTCAAGGGAAATCTTGATATCATATTCATTTCCGGCTTCCCGATATTTGGTAGAAACCAGTCCTTCCACATTGGCGCGTAAAGCTAAAGCCAAATCATAAACCGTAGCTCCTGCAGCGGCAAGTTTATCGCGTTTGGGATAAAGAGTAAGTTCCGACCTGCCATAACGACTGGAGGTATCAAGATTAATTAAACCCGGTATATCCTCAATAGCTATAGTTACTTCATTTTTCAGTTGTTCCAAGCGATCAATATCCTGACCTTCAATCATAAATTGAATACCGGAAGCGCCGCCTCCTCCTCCCATACCTAACATTGAGCCGGTAACTTTAATCTTGGCATTGGGAATATCGGAAAGCTCTTTGGTTAAAATATCTGCTAATTGGTTGGCAGTATATTCACGTTCATTTCTATCTACCAGTTTAATATCGGAAGTAGCTAAATTGGTGCCGGTATCAATAAAGCTGCCTGAACCGAGATTGGTAAGTATGTGGACAACTTCTTTATGTTGGGCTACACGGTTTTGGACAATGTCCATTGTTTTGGCTGTCTCATTCAAATTTGTTCCCTGAGGCATTTCTACAGAAATGGATAGATTGCGTTGGTCCACAGGAGGTATCATTTCCATACCCACAAAGAAAGCAAGCCCACAGCTAATCAGCAAAGCTAAAAGAGTGAAGAGTAATATACTCACGCTGGTTCTCTTGGAACGCAGTGTATATCCTAAGAATTTGGCATAGTAATTACCAAATTTATCAAAGACATTATCAAATTTCCTTCCCCATTTACTAGTTCTTTTCTCTTTCGGAATAATCTTGGAAGCCAGCATCGGAGTTATTGTAAAAGCAGTTAACAGGGAAAATAGAGTTGCCATGGTAACGGTCACGGCAAATTCCTTGAAAAATCTTCCTACCATAGAAGTCATAGTAGCAATCGGTAAAAACACCACTATATTCGTTAAGGTAGAAGCCAGAACGGCTGTTCCGATTTCATTGGTACCAATTTGAGCTGCCACTTTTCGGGTATTTCCCATATCCTTATGCCTGAATATATTTTCCAAAACTACAACAGAATTGGAAACCAGAATTCCTATTGAAGTGGATAGACCCATCATCGTCATAATATTGAAAGTGTACCCGAATATTTGCATAAACACGAAGGTGGAAATTATGCAATAAGGCATTGATATTGCCACAATAAGAGTGGAACGGAAATCGTGTAAAAAGATGAAGAGAATGATTCCGGTAAAGAGAATACCCAAGAGAATATTTTCCAGGGTAGAATTAATCGTATCTTTGGTAAATATGCTATCATCCCGCATAATTTCCAGTTTTACACCTTCAGGAAGTTCCTTATTTAAAATCGGTATTTGTTTGGTGACTTCTTCCGCAATATTAACTACATTTCCATCGGCAGCATTGGTTATAGACAAACGGACTATATTTTCATCTTTAACATTTTTCGGAACATTGAAATAAATTGCTTTTGAACGCACTTCTTCTGTAGCATCTTCAACTCTTGCCAGCTGTGAAAGTTTTTTCACTCCAAAAACAGTCGGTATATCGGTATTTCTGATATCTTCCACATCTTGATATTCCCCTTTCAGGCGGACTGAATACTCCTGAGTTCCTTGGGTAAAATTACCACCCGGCATATCCAAATTTGCTGCAGCAAGAATTGCACTTAACTGAGCTAACGATATCTTGTTTTCAAACACAACCTTATCGGTAAGCCGAACATCAATTTGCCGTTTAGCTCCTCCAATTAAGGAAACTCTTGCTACACCAGGAATTTGTGATAAACGGTCTTTTAGAGTACCATCCGCAAGTTCGTATAAATCCTTCGGTGGCATATTTCCGGAAAGCACCAGGTCCATAATCGGAAAAGCTGTAATATCCATTTTCAGGACTATGGGTCTGTCCGTGCCATCTGGTAAATTACGGATAATGGCATCCACCTTATCCTTCACTTCCTGATTGGCAACATCTATGTTCTTACCCAATTTGAAGGCAACCAGAACTATAGACATATTCTCCATAGAGTAGGATTGCATAAAGTCAATCTGGCTGACCGTGGCAACTGCTTCTTCTATCGGTTCGGTTACCTGAGATTCAATTTCGCGGGGACCGGCTCCTGAATATACGGTCTGAACAACAACATAAGGCAACTTCAAATCCGGCATCAGGTTTATCGGCAAACTGAAGTAAGCGAGCACCCCGAAGACGATAAACACCATTATTGCCATTGTGACCAGAACTGGTCGGTTAATAGACAGATCTGTTAAAAACATAGTTCCTATTCCCTTACTCAATCACGCGCAATTTTGCGCCTTCAGTTAACATATTGATACCTTCAGTGATAAGCAAATCACCCGGATTTAAACCGCTGGTAATTTCAAAAGCCAGTGTATTATCCAATCCCGTGGTAATTTCTCTTTTCACGGCTTTACCATCTTGATTCAGCCAAACATATTTGGTTCCGTTTTCACTAACGATTTGATGACGCTCAACCACAATCAAATTGGGTTTGCTGAAAACTTCTATGGCAATTTCAGCTGTTACTCCGTAGTTAATCTTTTTATTCATCCCCGGAAAACTTACTTCCACTTTAAATGCCTTGGTTGCATTATCCATAGCCAGAGGAATCTCCGTTACTCTTCCGGAAATTGTAGTTTCCAACCAGGTAGCAGTTGCTTTGGTGCCTTTTTTAATCTTGTTTATTTCCGTATCAGGAACCATAACAGTAGCTTTATAACCATTGGTAGAGGCAACTGTAAACAGGTCTTTTCCCGGATAAACCTTCTCGCTTGGGTTTACATATATTGCTGTAATAATACCACTTATCGGAGCACGCACATTGATCATTTTATCGCTGGTTTCCAGATTGGCTTTAGATACCTTATACTGGGTTTCTACATTATCCAAATCCTGCTGGCTGATAGCGCCTTGGGCAAAAAGCCGTTGCATTCGTTCATAAGTCGTTTTGATACTGTTAAATGCCGTTAGTGCTTGTTCATATTGTGCCGAAGGTGTATTTTGGGGAAAACTTACAATAATCTGGTCTTTTGCAACCCGATCCCCTACCTTGGCATTGATTTTGGTAATCACTTCCGAAACCATTGCCTGAACGGTTGTCTCTTCCATTCCGTTTAAAGTAGCATTATAAAGCAGGTTTTGACGGAAGGTTGTGGGCTCTATAATAATTTGGCGAACGGGAACCCCTTCTTCACTGTATATTTGTTCCATACTTTTTCCCTCTTCCTGTTTTTTACCGCAGGCAGAGATAAGTATCAGTATCAGGGCTGTTAGAATAATTAAGTATCTTTTCATAGTTTATCTTCTCCGTTATAGGGTTATACCGATTGATTTTTTAAAGTTTCTATCTGCAGATATAATTTCATAAATTGACTGATAATATTGCAGTTTAATGGTTTGTAAGGTTAATTGAGCGTCAAAGACCTCAAGCTGAATGCCAACCTGGTTTTCATAACGCACTTGGGCAAGCTGTAAACCGCGTTCTGCCAAACGAATGTTTTCAGTTTGCACATTATGATTTTCCCAAGCGTGATAATACTTTTGATAATCTTGCTTGATTTGCAGAGCAATAAGTTCTTCTGTATCCCTTTGTTGCAATTTGGCTTTTTGATAGTCATAGTGGGCATAATTTCTTTTGGCTGTATTGGTTAAGCCGGTAAACAAAGGAATCTGAAAGCCCAAACTGATGCCGTATTTATGCCCGAAATCATCATTCTCAATAGCATATTCATCTGCCGCTGTATAAAGTGAATAATCTGCGCTCAAGGCAACATTGGGCAGGAAATTCACTTTTTCCACCTTATATTGCAGTTCTTTTAGCTGAGTACCCAATTTAATCAGTTCTACTTCATTTCTTTGTTTCAAACCCTGTTCAGTTGCCTCTTCCAGAGAAAGCTCCATTTTTTCCGGCAACACGAATTCACCTTCGGGAACTATATCACTCTCTTCTTCTCCAATCTGTTTACGAAAAGCCGAAACAGCCAAATCGTAATCATTTTTTGCTTTCAAAACCTGGGGCTCCAGTTTGGCTACACCTAATTTGGCTTGTAACAAGTCAAATTCCGAAACCTGACCTTCCTGATTGAACAGTTCCACTCTGCGCAAATGCCTTTTGGCAATATCTAAGCCCTCTTCTTGCACATCCCACAGCTTTTTTGCCAGTAAGCACTGATAAAAGAGTTCAGTGGTTTTCAAAACCACATCCTGTTCTTTTACTTTATAATTCAGTCGCTGAATTTGGCGGTAATAATTTCCCGCTTTAATTCCGCTTCCCAGTTTGCCTCCGGAATAAACAATCTGTTCCATTTTTAACTGTAAAGCAAAAGAACCCGCTTCTGCTGGCGATTCCGGAATCATTGAATTAACTATTTTATTCAGTACACCCGCTAAATATTCTTCATTATCTGTCGCTATATCATCTAAGCCGGCAGATATGTTCATCTTGGCAGGTATGGCTGAATCAGGATAATAGGTCTTACTTAAACCGTAAGCACCCTGTAAATTCAATTGTGGATAAGCAGTGCCACGAACCTGTTTGTATGACTCATCCGCTTTCTTAATTTCTTCCATTGCCATTAACAGTTCCTTGTTATTCTGTTTAGCTTTGGTGATGCTAGTTTCCAGGTCAATGGCAAATACACAGCTTGCTAATAATGTTAGCAGTGTTAATACAATTAATGTCTTTCTCATTTTTTATCCTCGTTTAACAATTCCATAAAGTAGCATCTTAATAATAAAATCACTATCCCGCTCAATCATTGTCAGTAAGCGGGGAACATCTACTATTTTCAAACTCGGTTCACCTATCATAAACCAATCCATAATTATCTCGCAAAGACGGTCTTCCGGAAAGCGCTCATCAATTAAATCCTCCTGTTTTCCAAGCTGGATTATTTCAGAAAGAATTTGCATCATCACTTCCCTGCTTTTAACCCGGAACTGAATCAACTGTTCCTGATAACTTTGCGGTATATTAATTAAACACTCAATCAGGATGGGCATATTTTCGTAAATCAGTTTGATGGGAAAGCTTAAAAATTCCGTCAGCTTCTCTTCAAAACCCATCGTAGCATTGATATGCTGCCTCAACATTTTGAAATACTCTCTTGTTTTGGCTTCCACCGAAGCAATAAAGAGGTCTTCCTTGCTGGGAAAGTAATAATATACCGTTCCCTTAGCTATCTGAGCTGCAGCAGCAATTTCATCCAACGAGGTCTTAGCAAAGCCGAAACGGGTAAATAGCTGGGTAGCTATATCCAATATCAACTTTTTTTTGTTCTGAGCAGCACTCATTCTCCTTCCTTATATTTTATTGTCTTCCTGTAGGTTACAGCTTTGAAACTGAACAACTGACCCATTACGGTCAAACAGTATATATAGTCAAGCCAAAAATTTAATGGCAAGATAGTGAGGTTTTGAGAGAGTTGAGATGCTCTATGCTCTTAGCTCTCTGCCCTCAGCCAAAAGCTCAAAGGGCGACACAATTACAGCGATGGGTGCATAAGCCCCTCCTAAAAAGTGGCTAAAAAATCCTTTGCTCTCTGTAAGTCAGGAGTCGGCATCGCTGAAATAAATTCTGCCCTGTCCTCAAACTTATTTAGCAATGAGGACTCGTGACGCCTGGTTTAACACAGATGATGCCAATTATACCAATTATATTTATAATTGATATATTGTTTTCTGTAAGGACACCGATTTCACGATTTACATCATTTCTTGAATGAAAAAGACCATTGCCATTCCTGTACAAACAGGAATCTAGATCATTTTTAGCAAAATAAGTACATTTTCGATATAATAACTTCTTCCTTAGGGGTATCTCATCATCAACCCATCCTGAAGGTTGGGTTGATGATGAGTTATAAGCAGGGAATAAAATAATCGGTTCTTTAATAATGTAATTAATATTTTACGAGAGGGTTATCCTTCCATCCCGGCTTGCAGAGCTCGCAGGTTTGCCTCTACAATTGCTTCTCCTTTAGGTGCAAAGATAGTTTTAATTGCCTCTTCAATTTCTTCCTTTGTAAAGCCCAGATGTTTAATGGCAGCGCCTAAAACTACTATATTCATACTTCTGCTGGCATTTTGTTCTTTAGCTTTAGTATCTGCATCCAGTAGAACATAGTTGGGTATTTTTTTTATTTCTTTGTAGATTTCCTCTTCCGGCGGATAATTAGGGATATTTTTAAAAGGTGTGGAATTGGTAATAATCCAGCCGTCATCTTTTAGATAGGGCAGATAGCGTAATGCCTCCAGCGGTTCAACGCTTAAAATCATATCGGCAGAGCCAAAGGGTATTAAATCGCTCCAAATAGTTTCATCGGATAGGCGCAAATGGGATTGGACATCTCCCCCACGCTGACTCATTCCATGCACTTCTGCTTGTTTCAAATTCATCCCGCGTTTGATTGCTGTGGTTCCGAGGATAGTAGCAATGGTTAAAATGCCCTGTCCTCCTACTCCGGCAAGTATTATATCCTTTTTCATTCTTGTATCTCCATTTTGTTCTTTTTCTTTAGGGTCTGAATACATTCCCGACGGGCAATAACAACAGAAACGCCATTATAAGCCAGTTCTTCTTTATAAATTTGGATCATTTCGGGATAATTTTTCTTGAGGGGAACAAACACACGGATATGTTCTTTTTCCACTCCCAATCCCAGACAAATATCTTCCAATTTGCCATAACCAGTATAGTTCTGCCCACCTGTCATTGCAGTTGTGGCATTATCCAGAATGATTATCATCACATTTGCTTTATCGTAAATGCAATCCAACAGCCCCGTAATACCTGAATGACAAAAAGTGCTATCACCAATAACGGCAACGGCAGGAAAAAGTCCACTATCGGAAGCTCCTTTTGCCATTGTAATAGAAGCACCCATATCCACGCAAGAATTGATGGAATTATACGGTGGCATAAAGCCCAAAGTATAACAGCCGATATCGCTGAAAACATTGCCTCTTCCATATTCTGCCATCACTTCATTCAGGGACAAAAAAGTATCGGAATGAGGGCAACCAACGCATAAAGCGGGAGGCCTGCCAACTACAATATCGGGAACAGGTCTACCTATTGTATCAGGTAAGGAAAGAGCTTTAGCTACAAGATTAGGATTAAGCTCTCCGGCACGAGGTAGATAGCCATCAAGACGTCCATGAACAGGTTTCAATCCGGGAAAAGCAAGCCCTTTAAGCTGTTCTTCCACGAAGGGCATACCTTCTTCTATAACCAGCAATTCGTCACAGGTCTCATAGAGTTGACGGATTTGTTTTTCGGGCAAAGGATACTGGCATATCTTTAGCACGGGATATGGAATTTCTTCACCGTGATATGCTTCCCGCAGATAGTTATAAGCTAAGCCGGTAGTGATAATACCTAACTTAGTATTTTTCCTTTCTGCCGTATATACATTATACGGGGAATTTTCGGATTCTGCCAGAAAGTCCTTTTGCAGGGAAAGATGATGTTGATACTTTTTCCTGGCAATGGCAGGAAGAAGCATAAATTGAAAAATATCTTCCGGCTTTTTCAATTCCTTTTGCGGTAAAGGATTGCGTCTGGTAACCCCGGAACGGGAATGCGCCAAACGCGTGGTTAAGCGTAATAGTATCGGGATATGATATTTTTCCGAGAGCTCAAAGCCATAAAAAGCCATATCATAACATTCCTGTTGATTGCTTGGCTCCAAAACGGGAATCATCGCAAAATGTCCATAATAACGACTATCCTGTTCATTCTGCGAGCTGTGCATTGAAGGGTCATCCGCAACGGCAATAATTAAACCACCGCTGGCTCCTGTAATAGCCGAATTCATTAAAGGATCGGCTGCCACATTCAACCCTACATGTTTCATCGTTACCATTGCTCTTTTGCCGGAAGCGCTCATTCCCAAAGCTGTTTCCAGTGCGGTCTTTTCATTGGAACTCCAGGTGCGGTGAACATTGTTTTCCTCTGCCTGTTTAGACCTTTGAGCGTATTCAATGATTTCGGTGGAGGGAGTTCCCGGATAGCCGTAAAAACCTGATATTCCGGCATCCAGTGCTCCCTGGGCAAGGGCTTCGTCACCCAACAGCATAAGTTTTGGCATTTTATCTCCTTTTTATTTTATTTATTTTAGAAATTTAGATTTTCCAGACGCCACTGCCAATTCCCCAAAGCGGTTCCTGGAATATTCATTCTTGCCTCATCTCCCAGTCCCAATATATCTTGATAAGGGAAAATAACCTGTTGGCAACTGGAAGAGAGAGCAATATTGCGCATAATGAGATGAATGTTTTCGGCATTCAAATGTGCCTGACAATCGGTAAACTGATGTAGTGCGCAATATTCCCGTAAGTGTTTATAGGACGGAGAATTGGGAGAAAGTGATTCAAACCAGCCACGTAGGGTTTGATTATCGTGAGTTCCGGTATAAAGCCAACGCTCCGGAGGGTATTTTTTCACATCGGGGACGCCTTCTTCAAAGCAGAACTGTAAAACAATCATCCCCGGAAAACCATATTGCTCACGGATACGGCAAACATCATCATTGAGAATACCCAGGTCTTCGGCAATAAAACACTCTATGCTAAACCGTTGTAACAGAGCGGAAAAGAAATCTTCAGGTAAGGCACGCACCCAGGAACCCTTGATAGCGTCTTTAGGCAAAACTGGTTTACCATTAGCGTCCAGCTCGGGCTCTACCTGCCAGAAATTCACATAGCCGATAAAGTGGTCTAAGCGTAAAATATCCAGATAGCCAAGTGCTTGTTTGATTCTCTCCATAAAAAGCCGAAATCCATCCTGTTTCAATACATCCCATCGGTATAAAGGATTTCCCCAGAGCTGACCTTTTTCCGCAAAAGCATCAGGTGGAACTCCGGCAAAGTGTAAACGCCTGCCTTGTTCATCCAAGTCAAAGTATTCTGGGTGAGCCCAAACCTCAGCGCTATCGTAAGCAAGATAAAGAGGCAAATCCCCTATTAAAATTATGCCCAATTCTTGTAAGCGTTCTTTGAACCAGGATAATTGTTCTTCCAGCATTGCTTGAGTAGCGGCACGCAGATTGAAATAAGAACTATTCATCAAACGGACTTTTTGATAGAGCTTTTCACTGTAGTGACGATGTTCTTCGTTCCAGTTATACCAGCAGGTATCGTCATATAACTTGCTTAAGGAAAGAAAGGTTAAGTATGGTTTCAGGAACGGAGCATTTTCTTCAATATAATCGTCAGTCCTATTGGCAAGCATCCAGTTGGCAGTTGCCTGAGCGAGCATTTTATCCTTCAAGGTAGAGACCTGTTCATAGCGAGTAACATTACTGCGGGGAATTTTTACCGCTTCCAGCATCAGCTGATTGATATAGCCCTGTTTATAGAGCAATTCCGGACTGATAAAATAAGGATTTAAAGCAAAAGCGGAAAGCGGATTATAGGGTGAATTGCCATAACCGCAATGATTTATAGGTAATATCTGCCAGTAAGTATACCCCTCTGCTTTCAGATATTCGGCAAAACGGACGGCTTCAGGTCCGAAATCGCCAATCCCGAAATCGGAAGGCAGTGAACTGATATGCAGTAAGATACCTGTTTTGCGCATTAGGCATCCAGAATTTTAAGCAAACAATTGCATAGCAGAATTTGCGGCTCGGCAACGGTTAATTTAAACTGTTGGTCTGTTTCCAGCAAGAGGGCAAAAATTTTCTCCAGCGCATTAATATTATAATAACGGGATAAATCCAGAAATTCTCTTCGCTGATTAGGATGGAAATCTGTAATATACTTGCTTACGATTTCATTATCGGTAATATGAGCTTTTTTCAGGAGTAATATTTTCCAGATATTGAAATAGAAACGCGTAAGCTGAAAAAGGATTTGCAAGGGTTTCCAATCGGCAAAAAGCATCTTTTCCATTGCTTCTATTGCCTGTTTTGCCTGTTTTCTTCCCAGAGCACGATAAAAATCAATCAAAGTCCCGCTGCGTGTAGTTCCCAGGCTTTGCATAATATCTTCCTCGGTAATTGTTGTTCGGTCACGGGTAAGCAAATCCAATTTGGTAAGTTCGTTAGCGGCATTATAATAATCAAGTTCAATGCGGTTGAGAAATTCTTCAATTGCCTTATCGGTCATTTTTTTATTAATATCCTTCAATGCTTTATCCAACCAGGTACGAATAGCGCCTCCGTAAGGTGGTGGGTCACAAGTTATTAATTTAGTTCCTGCCTTAATTTTCTTCCAGTTTTCGTGGCGAGCATCCGCTTTTTCGGTTACAATAGCTAAACTTTGGATTTCCGAAGGCGAAGAAAAATAATCGGCTAAGGTACTCAGTTCTTTGGTTTTAAGTGATTCTGCATTTTTAATGATAATAAGCTTGGCAGCGGAAAAAATGGAATAAGTATCCAGAA
Protein-coding regions in this window:
- a CDS encoding efflux RND transporter periplasmic adaptor subunit, which produces MKRYLIILTALILILISACGKKQEEGKSMEQIYSEEGVPVRQIIIEPTTFRQNLLYNATLNGMEETTVQAMVSEVITKINAKVGDRVAKDQIIVSFPQNTPSAQYEQALTAFNSIKTTYERMQRLFAQGAISQQDLDNVETQYKVSKANLETSDKMINVRAPISGIITAIYVNPSEKVYPGKDLFTVASTNGYKATVMVPDTEINKIKKGTKATATWLETTISGRVTEIPLAMDNATKAFKVEVSFPGMNKKINYGVTAEIAIEVFSKPNLIVVERHQIVSENGTKYVWLNQDGKAVKREITTGLDNTLAFEITSGLNPGDLLITEGINMLTEGAKLRVIE
- a CDS encoding DUF3332 domain-containing protein is translated as MKRFTRLVSIALLAVFIVVSVFGCYGNMSLTKKVYRFNGSVGNKFVQSIVNWAFWICPVYEIAMFLDVFVFNTIEFWTGSNPLTMNEGENIIKYAEGPNGNYKFEISQNKIVISQPENKDNNQKIELNYDPVSESWFMNTNGTTQKLGYLDGNQLKLLSTSGEEISLDLSK
- a CDS encoding NifU family protein; amino-acid sequence: MIAKEKIESILAKVRPSIQADGGDVELINIREDNVIEVRLKGTCNGCPMATLTLKAGIERLIKEEIPEVKEVIAV
- a CDS encoding TolC family protein; translated protein: MRKTLIVLTLLTLLASCVFAIDLETSITKAKQNNKELLMAMEEIKKADESYKQVRGTAYPQLNLQGAYGLSKTYYPDSAIPAKMNISAGLDDIATDNEEYLAGVLNKIVNSMIPESPAEAGSFALQLKMEQIVYSGGKLGSGIKAGNYYRQIQRLNYKVKEQDVVLKTTELFYQCLLAKKLWDVQEEGLDIAKRHLRRVELFNQEGQVSEFDLLQAKLGVAKLEPQVLKAKNDYDLAVSAFRKQIGEEESDIVPEGEFVLPEKMELSLEEATEQGLKQRNEVELIKLGTQLKELQYKVEKVNFLPNVALSADYSLYTAADEYAIENDDFGHKYGISLGFQIPLFTGLTNTAKRNYAHYDYQKAKLQQRDTEELIALQIKQDYQKYYHAWENHNVQTENIRLAERGLQLAQVRYENQVGIQLEVFDAQLTLQTIKLQYYQSIYEIISADRNFKKSIGITL
- a CDS encoding TetR/AcrR family transcriptional regulator, producing the protein MSAAQNKKKLILDIATQLFTRFGFAKTSLDEIAAAAQIAKGTVYYYFPSKEDLFIASVEAKTREYFKMLRQHINATMGFEEKLTEFLSFPIKLIYENMPILIECLINIPQSYQEQLIQFRVKSREVMMQILSEIIQLGKQEDLIDERFPEDRLCEIIMDWFMIGEPSLKIVDVPRLLTMIERDSDFIIKMLLYGIVKRG
- a CDS encoding efflux RND transporter permease subunit, producing MFLTDLSINRPVLVTMAIMVFIVFGVLAYFSLPINLMPDLKLPYVVVQTVYSGAGPREIESQVTEPIEEAVATVSQIDFMQSYSMENMSIVLVAFKLGKNIDVANQEVKDKVDAIIRNLPDGTDRPIVLKMDITAFPIMDLVLSGNMPPKDLYELADGTLKDRLSQIPGVARVSLIGGAKRQIDVRLTDKVVFENKISLAQLSAILAAANLDMPGGNFTQGTQEYSVRLKGEYQDVEDIRNTDIPTVFGVKKLSQLARVEDATEEVRSKAIYFNVPKNVKDENIVRLSITNAADGNVVNIAEEVTKQIPILNKELPEGVKLEIMRDDSIFTKDTINSTLENILLGILFTGIILFIFLHDFRSTLIVAISMPYCIISTFVFMQIFGYTFNIMTMMGLSTSIGILVSNSVVVLENIFRHKDMGNTRKVAAQIGTNEIGTAVLASTLTNIVVFLPIATMTSMVGRFFKEFAVTVTMATLFSLLTAFTITPMLASKIIPKEKRTSKWGRKFDNVFDKFGNYYAKFLGYTLRSKRTSVSILLFTLLALLISCGLAFFVGMEMIPPVDQRNLSISVEMPQGTNLNETAKTMDIVQNRVAQHKEVVHILTNLGSGSFIDTGTNLATSDIKLVDRNEREYTANQLADILTKELSDIPNAKIKVTGSMLGMGGGGGASGIQFMIEGQDIDRLEQLKNEVTIAIEDIPGLINLDTSSRYGRSELTLYPKRDKLAAAGATVYDLALALRANVEGLVSTKYREAGNEYDIKISLEDEVVDSPDKIKNLSVVVMGKSYLVSQLADVQFASGINRITHYDRYKTVMFTGDVASGYTMSDITSQIEERLDKIKFPTGYRYQWGGQAKMMSETTVDMIRTFILAVILTYMLLAAILESFAQPALILATVPLALIGVILSLLITGNTFNIVSMMAIIMLVGIVVNNAILIMDYVNIKRREGYSVHDALMEAGKMKLKPIVMSTLAIIVGMLPMAIGIGSTGAEMTRPMGIVSIGGLIVSTFLTLIIIPAFYFLTTKNIHAKKESQ